The Paenibacillus sp. 481 DNA window GGCTGCTCGAGCAGGCGAGCATGGGCGCGGCTTTAGCGTCGTAGCGACAGAAGTACGCAAATTGTCGGAGCAGTCTACCGAATCAGTGCACCATATTCAGCAGCTTATTCAATCGATTCAGATCGATACGAATGCTGTCGTGCAATCGATGGGTGAAGTGCGACAGCGTACAGATGAAGGTAAGCTGGCGGTGGAGCAAGCGGGGCACACATTCAAAGGCATTAATGAGCGCGTACATGAAGTTGTCGCGCAGATGGAAGAAGTGTCGGCATCGACTGAGGAAATGAGTGCATGTTCCGAACAAGTAGCAGCTTCGATGGGAGAAATGGCGAATATTGCTGACCATTCTTCGCGGCAAGTAGAGAACGTTTCAACGGTGGCGAAGGAACAGTTAGTATCTATGGACAGCATTTCGCAGACGATGGATCAGCTTTACGAAATGGCAACTAGCTTACAAGACAGAGTTGCGCGGTTCCATATTGATAAGAAAACGGACAGCTAAATAGGAACGAATGTAGAGAAAGAAGATGGCGTATTGGCCATCTTCTTTTTTTTATTTTCAATGAAGTTTAATGAAATCTAATGAAATCTAATGAAGTCTGAAGTCTAATGACATCTAATGAAGTTCTAATACAAGTTCTAATGCAGTTCTACGAGATCCGTTAAAGTTCGATGATGTCCGTCATAGTTGGACATACTAGGTGCAATGATAGCCGCTTATGGACAGTATGCGCTTGCAATGTGTTTGTGAAATATTACCTTAGCGCTTTAGCGCGGTTTTGCATATAATGCAGTTTATATTTGCAACCGGAATTGCATGATATATACATACGAGCGTTTTGCATAAATCCACTTAGCGGCTTCAAATTATCGATATATGGATCGAAATGAACGTATTCGTCCATATATGGCACTATGGAGCGATACATATTGAATTGTGCAAAATGCTGACAACATGCAATCAGAATCTACATACACAATGAGGAGTGGCAAGGAGAGCCATGGCAAAAGGGAAAAAGTCTTTGGAGCAGCAGAACTCCGGCAAGACAGAGCAATTTAGCTCTACGGGATTCATATTAGCTGCTATCGGAAGTTCAGTGGGTCTCGGAAACATGTGGAAGTTTCCGTATGTAACAGGCCAGAACGGTGGGGGAGCCTTCTTCCTGTTGTTCGTACTATGTCTAATTATTGTTGGTTTGCCCGTTTTACTTGGAGAGTTGGCTATCGGTCGCGCAGGACGCGGTGATGCGTATACATCTTTTAAGAAGCTAGGCGGCTCAAAATGGTGGGGATGGCTAGGCTTTATTGGTATCCTTGCTGCCTTTTTAATTATGACTTTTTACAGTACAATTGCAGGCTGGACGCTGCATTATGCTGTTCAATCTTTATCAGGTAATTTGTTTAGCAATGGCGACTACGCGGGTCAGTTTACCGCATTTACCGCCAGTACGTCCCCGATCATTTGGCAAATCGTTGTCATGGTCATGACAGGATTCGTTATAGCGCGTGGTATTTCGAGTGGAATTGAGAAGTTCAATAAAATCGTTATTCCTGGCTTGCTTGTCATATTGCTAATTATGCTAGCACGTACGCTAACGTTGGACGGTGCAGCAGAAGGAGTTAGATACTTCCTTTACCCTGACTTTTCACAAATCACGTTTGAATCGGCGTTGCTTGCGCTTGGACTAGCCTTCTTCTCCTTGTCTTTAGGTATGGGGGCTATGCTTACATATGGCGCATATGTGGACAAGAATCAATCACTGCCGGCTGCTACATTAGCAGTAGGGGCTGGGGACTTGATTTATGCATTAATCGCGGGTCTAATTATTTTCCCAACGACGTTTACGTTTGGGATTGAACCAGGTTCTGGACCAGGCTTAGTGTTTGTTGCTTTGCCCGCAGCCTTTGAATCCATGCCATACGGCAATTTATTCGGTGGCCTGTTCTTTATTTTGCTCGCCATCGCGGCAGTAACTTCTTGTCTGGCATTGACAGAAGTGCCTGTTGCTTACATGATGCGTCGGTTTAAGATGAGCCGTAGCAAGGCTACCATCTGGATCATGATCGCGATGTACGCTATCGCCTTACCGTGTACGTTGTCGGCAGGTGGTGTTCTTAGTGGGTACACATGGGGAGGCAGGACGTTCTTCGATTGGATGGACTATATTACGCAGAACATCATGCTGCCGCTAGTCGGTTTGCTTGTAACGATATTGGTTGGCTATGTGTGGAAAGGCTCCGGTGAAGAGACGGGACTTTCGCCAACATGGATGAAGTGGTGGCGCTTCTCTATGCGAGTGGTAGCCCCAATCTTGATTCTTTTTATTTTCTTGTCATCGATCGGTCTTGTGTAAGCACCTGCATCCATAACAAGTATAAAAAAGCCGTTCCTTCGGGGAGCGGTTTTTTTATAACTTTTTTGGAATGAACTGTTTCACTCACTCAGATTAGGGTAATTATCCGTGGGTGATGATCGTGAAGCAAAGGAGGTGATTACATTGAGACGTAAGCTAATGCGAATCGGAAACAGCTTTGGCGTTATTTTTACAAAAGATATTTTAGCAAAACTGAACGCAGACTATGGAGATACATTCGATATGGAATGGAACGAGCTTACAGGTGAAGTCATCATCCGCAAAGTCGA harbors:
- a CDS encoding AbrB/MazE/SpoVT family DNA-binding domain-containing protein — protein: MRRKLMRIGNSFGVIFTKDILAKLNADYGDTFDMEWNELTGEVIIRKVESERNRNIPLERTSEPVAL
- a CDS encoding sodium-dependent transporter codes for the protein MAKGKKSLEQQNSGKTEQFSSTGFILAAIGSSVGLGNMWKFPYVTGQNGGGAFFLLFVLCLIIVGLPVLLGELAIGRAGRGDAYTSFKKLGGSKWWGWLGFIGILAAFLIMTFYSTIAGWTLHYAVQSLSGNLFSNGDYAGQFTAFTASTSPIIWQIVVMVMTGFVIARGISSGIEKFNKIVIPGLLVILLIMLARTLTLDGAAEGVRYFLYPDFSQITFESALLALGLAFFSLSLGMGAMLTYGAYVDKNQSLPAATLAVGAGDLIYALIAGLIIFPTTFTFGIEPGSGPGLVFVALPAAFESMPYGNLFGGLFFILLAIAAVTSCLALTEVPVAYMMRRFKMSRSKATIWIMIAMYAIALPCTLSAGGVLSGYTWGGRTFFDWMDYITQNIMLPLVGLLVTILVGYVWKGSGEETGLSPTWMKWWRFSMRVVAPILILFIFLSSIGLV